The Hemiscyllium ocellatum isolate sHemOce1 chromosome 39, sHemOce1.pat.X.cur, whole genome shotgun sequence genome contains a region encoding:
- the LOC132834209 gene encoding zona pellucida sperm-binding protein 3-like: MVQCGEHNLLVRAQLDLFGTGHLIKAADLTLGTAGCQPTRVYPENQTVLFDYGLHECGSRLQMTGDFLVYTTHLTHIPNYPGSVIVRTNGAVVPIECRYFRKGNVSSNPIKPTWIPFFSTRSGEGHLSFSLRLMNGDWLTERTSTVYYLGDLIHIEASVSMANHVSLKLYIDRCVATLSPDKDSTPRYSIVDYNGCLLDSKAEDSFSTFVLPRDGREPDKLQFDLDAFRFYGDERSLIFITCHLRVAAVDQGDSRNKACTFQKLEHIWSPLEGSDSDICACCHVGNCGSTREILIPFRGRRDLATEAESEAGLKWEGEASLGPLIILDTELTNLATPPLTEGDGKMQERSPSGVESELVVMVVLTVTAVCLISASLLAFLLYRRHKQTPINW; the protein is encoded by the exons ATGGTGCAGTGTGGAGAGCACAACCTGCTGGTCAGGGCCCAGCTGGATTTATTTGGAACTGGGCACCTGATTAAAGCTGCTGACCTGACCCTGGGGACAGCAGGTTGTCAGCCAACCAGGGTCTACCCTGAGAATCAGACTGTCCTCTTTGACTATGGGCTGCATGAGTGTGGTAGTAGATTGCAG ATGACTGGAGATTTCCTGGTCTACACCACCCACCTGACCCACATCCCAAACTATCCTGGATCTGTCATCGTGAGAACAAATGGTGCTGTTGTTCCCATTGAATGTCGGTATTTCAG GAAGGGCAATGTGAGCAGCAATCCCATCAAGCCCACCTGGATCCCATTCTTCTCCACCAGGTCTGGAGAAGGGCATCTGTCATTCTCACTGCGTCTAATGAATG GTGATTGGCTTACAGAACGCACTTCCACTGTCTACTACCTAGGAGACCTCATTCACATTGAGGCATCTGTTTCAATGGCCAACCATGTGTCCCTGAAGCTGTACATTGATCGCTGTGTAGCTACACTGAGCCCAGACAAGGACTCCACCCCAAGATACAGCATCGTTGACTACAATGG TTGCCTCCTGGACAGCAAAGCTGAGGACTCCTTTTCAACCTTTGTGTTGCCGAGAGACGGGCGGGAGCCGGACAAGCTCCAGTTTGACCTGGATGCCTTCCGTTTCTATGGAGATGAGCGATCCTTG ATATTCATCACCTGTCACCTGAGAGTTGCTGCAGTGGATCAGGGAGATTCCAGGAACAAAGCTTGTACTTTCCAGAAGCTGGAGCATAT CTGGAGCCCATTGGAGGGGTCAGACAGTGACATTTGTGCCTGTTGCCATGTGGGGAATTGTGGGAGCACAAGGGAGATCCTGATCCCTTTCAGAGGAAGGAGAGACCTTGCTACTGAAGCAG agagtgaagctggattgaagtgggagggggaggccTCACTTGGCCCCCTGATCATTCTGGATACTGAGCTGACAAACCTGGCAACTCCTCCCCTAACTGAGGGTGATGGAAAGATGCAGGAGAGGTCTCCAAGCG GTGTGGAGTCAGAGCTGGTTGTGATGGTGGTCCTGACTGTGACAGCTGTCTGTCTGATCTCTGCTTCATTGCTGGCATTCCTCCTGTACAGGAGACACAAGCAAACACCCATCAACTGGTGA
- the LOC132834210 gene encoding zona pellucida sperm-binding protein 3-like encodes MSAVGSVSPLQTVMVQCGEHNLLVRAQLDLFGTGHLIKAADLSLGTAGCQPTRVYPENQTVLFDYGLHECGSRLQMTGDLLIYTTHLTHIPNYPGSVIVRTNGAVVPVECRYFRKGNVSSNPIKPTWIPFSSTRSGEGHLLFSLRLMNGDWLTERTSTVYSLGDLIHIEASVSMANHVLLKLYIDRCVATLSPDEDSTPRYSIIDYNGCLLDSKAEDSFSTFVLPRDGRDLDKLRFDLDAFRFYGDERSLIFITCHLRVAAVDQGDSRNKACTFQKLERIWRPLEGSDSDICACCHVGNCGSTREILIPFRRRRDLATEAESEAGLEWEGEASLGPLIILDTELTNLATQPLTEGDGKMQERSPSGVESELVVMVVLTVTAVCLISASLLAFLLYRRHKQTPINW; translated from the exons ATGTCTGCGGTTGGGAGTGTGTCCCCACTGCAGACTGTGATGGTGCAGTGTGGAGAGCACAACCTGCTGGTCAGGGCCCAGCTGGATTTATTTGGAACTGGGCACCTGATTAAAGCTGCTGACTTGAGCCTGGGGACAGCAGGTTGTCAGCCAACCAGGGTCTACCCTGAGAACCAGACTGTCCTCTTTGACTATGGGCTGCATGAGTGTGGTAGTAGATTGCAG ATGACTGGAGATTTACTGATCTACACCACCCACTTGACCCACATCCCAAACTATCCTGGATCTGTCATTGTGAGAACCAATGGAGCTGTTGTTCCTGTTGAATGTCGTTATTTCAG GAAGGGCAATGTGAGCAGCAATCCCATCAAGCCCACCTGGATCCCATTCAGCTCCACCAGGTCTGGAGAAGGGCATCTGTTATTCTCCCTGCGTCTAATGAATG GTGATTGGCTTACAGAGCGCACTTCTACTGTCTACTCCCTGGGAGACCTCATTCACATTGAGGCATCTGTTTCAATGGCCAACCATGTGCTCCTGAAGCTGTACATTGATCGCTGTGTAGCTACACTGAGCCCAGACGAGGACTCCACCCCGAGATACAGCATCATTGACTACAATGG TTGCCTCCTGGACAGCAAAGCTGAGGACTCCTTTTCAACCTTTGTGTTGCCCAGAGACGGGCGGGATCTGGACAAGCTCCGGTTTGACCTGGATGCCTTCCGTTTCTATGGAGATGAGCGATCCTTG ATATTCATCACCTGCCACCTGAGAGTTGCTGCAGTGGATCAGGGAGATTCCAGGAACAAAGCTTGTACTTTCCAGAAGCTGGAGCGTAT CTGGAGGCCATTGGAGGGGTCAGACAGTGACATTTGTGCCTGTTGCCATGTGGGGAATTGTGGGAGCACAAGGGAGATCCTGATCCCTTTCAGAAGAAGGAGAGACCTTGCTACTGAAGCAG AGAGTGAAGCTggattggagtgggagggggaggccTCACTTGGTCCCCTGATCATTCTGGATACTGAGCTGACCAACCTGGCAACACAGCCCCTGACTGAGGGTGATGGAAAGATGCAGGAGAGGTCTCCAAGCG GTGTGGAGTCAGAGCTGGTTGTGATGGTGGTCCTGACTGTGACAGCTGTCTGTCTGATCTCTGCTTCATTGCTGGCCTTCCTCCTGTACAGGAGACACAAGCAAACACCCATCAACTGGTGA